The proteins below are encoded in one region of Chitinophagales bacterium:
- the folB gene encoding dihydroneopterin aldolase yields MTLIALEGLRFNAAIGHYQEEQVLKNTIMVDIYLEISDSTFHEEALESTINYEQVYFLVKEIMLLRMELLETVCNRIINTLNKTFPAINALKVRVGKLHPSIHGIIEKVYVQKEWVRE; encoded by the coding sequence ATGACTCTAATTGCCCTGGAAGGTTTAAGGTTTAATGCTGCTATTGGCCATTATCAGGAAGAGCAGGTACTAAAAAATACAATAATGGTGGATATTTATTTGGAAATTTCAGACAGCACCTTTCATGAAGAAGCATTAGAGAGTACCATCAATTATGAACAAGTGTATTTTTTAGTAAAGGAAATAATGCTGCTAAGAATGGAACTGCTTGAAACAGTTTGCAACCGTATTATTAATACGTTAAATAAAACCTTTCCTGCAATAAATGCATTAAAGGTACGTGTAGGTAAACTACATCCCTCCATCCATGGTATTATTGAAAAAGTCTATGTTCAAAAAGAATGGGTAAGAGAATAG